Proteins encoded together in one Schumannella luteola window:
- the recF gene encoding DNA replication/repair protein RecF (All proteins in this family for which functions are known are DNA-binding proteins that assist the filamentation of RecA onto DNA for the initiation of recombination or recombinational repair.), with protein MIVSHLQLTDFRNYAEAEVQLHPGPNLLVGRNGQGKTNLVEAIGYLATLGSHRVSTDAALVRSGRESAIVRTRLQHGDRSLLVELQINKAGANRAQVNRAPAKTRDLPRHVATVLFAPEDLALVRGEPSGRRRMLDQLLIQLTPRLAGVVGDYERVLRQRNTLLKTARAAARGGDLSTLDVWDERLVTFGAELIVARLELVERLRPFVADAYKAIAGDEHRADLGMRMSVFGASPDEDDPTSAADSEHRRVTIEVAAEAFRESLARLRRQEIDRGVTLAGPHRDDLVLELNGLPARGYASHGESWSFALSLKLAAAGILRVESPTGDPVVILDDVFAELDETRRARLASAIGDFEQVIITAAVEGDVPVELAQNVLRIRAGEVVDE; from the coding sequence GTGATCGTCTCCCATCTGCAGCTCACCGACTTCCGCAACTACGCGGAGGCGGAGGTGCAGCTGCATCCGGGTCCGAATCTGCTCGTCGGCCGCAACGGCCAGGGCAAGACGAACCTCGTCGAGGCGATCGGCTATCTGGCGACGCTCGGCTCGCATCGCGTGTCGACGGATGCGGCGCTCGTGCGCAGTGGACGCGAGTCGGCGATCGTGCGCACCCGCCTGCAGCACGGCGACCGCAGCCTGCTGGTCGAGCTGCAGATCAACAAGGCCGGCGCGAATCGCGCGCAGGTGAACCGGGCTCCGGCGAAGACGCGGGATCTGCCGCGGCACGTCGCGACGGTGCTCTTCGCCCCGGAGGATCTCGCGCTCGTGCGCGGCGAGCCCTCGGGCCGGCGGCGGATGCTCGACCAGCTGCTCATCCAGCTCACCCCGCGGCTCGCGGGTGTGGTCGGCGACTACGAGCGGGTGCTGCGGCAGCGCAACACGCTGCTCAAGACCGCGCGGGCGGCGGCGCGCGGCGGCGATCTCTCGACTCTCGACGTGTGGGATGAGCGCCTCGTCACCTTCGGCGCCGAGCTCATCGTGGCCCGACTCGAGCTGGTCGAGCGGCTGCGTCCCTTCGTCGCCGATGCCTACAAGGCCATCGCCGGCGACGAGCATCGGGCCGACCTCGGCATGCGGATGAGCGTCTTCGGCGCCTCTCCGGATGAGGACGATCCGACGTCGGCGGCCGACAGCGAGCACCGCCGCGTCACGATCGAGGTCGCGGCCGAGGCCTTCCGCGAGAGCCTCGCGCGACTGCGCCGCCAGGAGATCGACCGCGGCGTCACGCTCGCGGGGCCACACCGCGACGACCTCGTGCTCGAGCTCAACGGACTGCCCGCGCGCGGCTATGCCAGTCACGGCGAGAGCTGGTCGTTCGCGCTCTCGCTCAAGCTGGCCGCGGCCGGCATCCTTCGCGTCGAGTCGCCGACCGGCGACCCGGTCGTGATCCTCGACGACGTCTTCGCCGAGCTCGACGAGACCCGGCGCGCGCGTCTGGCCTCGGCGATCGGCGATTTCGAGCAGGTCATCATCACCGCGGCGGTCGAGGGGGATGTGCCGGTCGAGCTGGCGCAGAACGTGCTGCGCATCCGCGCCGGCGAGGTCGTCGATGAGTGA
- the gnd gene encoding phosphogluconate dehydrogenase (NAD(+)-dependent, decarboxylating) — protein MHIGLVGLGKMGGNMRERLRRGGVEVTGYDPNPAVTDVPDLPALMAAVPAPRLIWIMVPSGKVTDSVVTDLLEVMDEGDLLIDGGNSRFVDDARHAEQAAAKGVRYADCGVSGGIWGLDNGYGLMAGGEKADIEFAAPVFDALRPEGPRAEGFVHAGPIGAGHYAKMVHNGIEYAQMQALAEGYELLAARSDLIHDVTGVFEAWQRGTVVRSWLLDLLVKALKEDPGLDDIEGFVEDSGEGRWTVQEALDHAVPMPAISASIFARFVSRQEDSPSMKAVAALRKQFGGHAVRSA, from the coding sequence ATGCACATCGGACTCGTCGGCCTCGGCAAGATGGGCGGCAACATGCGGGAGCGTCTGCGCCGCGGCGGCGTGGAGGTCACCGGCTACGACCCGAATCCGGCCGTCACCGATGTGCCCGATCTGCCCGCGCTCATGGCCGCGGTTCCCGCGCCGCGTCTGATCTGGATCATGGTGCCCTCGGGCAAGGTCACCGATTCGGTCGTCACCGACCTGCTCGAGGTCATGGACGAGGGCGATCTGCTCATCGACGGCGGCAACTCGCGCTTCGTGGATGACGCCCGTCACGCCGAGCAGGCCGCCGCGAAGGGCGTGCGCTACGCCGACTGCGGCGTCTCGGGCGGCATCTGGGGTCTCGACAACGGCTACGGACTCATGGCCGGCGGCGAGAAGGCCGACATCGAGTTCGCCGCACCGGTCTTCGACGCGCTGCGTCCGGAGGGTCCGCGCGCCGAGGGATTCGTGCACGCCGGCCCGATCGGCGCCGGCCACTACGCGAAGATGGTGCACAACGGCATCGAGTACGCGCAGATGCAGGCCCTCGCCGAGGGCTACGAGCTGCTCGCCGCCCGCAGCGACCTCATCCACGACGTCACCGGCGTCTTCGAGGCCTGGCAGCGCGGCACGGTCGTGCGCAGCTGGCTGCTCGACCTGCTGGTCAAGGCCCTGAAGGAAGACCCGGGTCTGGATGACATCGAGGGCTTCGTCGAGGATTCGGGCGAGGGCCGCTGGACCGTGCAGGAGGCGCTCGACCACGCGGTGCCGATGCCCGCGATCTCGGCGTCGATCTTCGCGCGCTTCGTGTCGCGCCAGGAGGACTCGCCCTCGATGAAGGCCGTCGCCGCGCTGCGCAAGCAGTTCGGCGGGCACGCGGTGCGCTCGGCGTGA
- the dnaN gene encoding DNA polymerase III subunit beta, with translation MKFQVNRDVFAEAVSFAVKLLPQRTTQPILSGVLLSAEDGSLTLSSFDYEVSSQTEIPSEVDEAGTALVSGRLLADIASRLPNAPVVFEKVDNKIAVSCGSARFTLLSMPVEEYPTLPQVTEQTGVLPADDFAAAVAQVAVAASRDDVTPVITGVQLEVGENSLSLVATDRYRVAIRAIDWDSGQTSAEGTTALVPARTLSEIGKTFGHAGTVSVSIVRGDDRELIAFSSEKRTVTSLLIKGNFPPVRRLFPDTVDNYAVLNTAELVDAVRRVALVLEREAALRFSFSIDGLTLEAAGAEQAQASETIDAHLHGEDTVVSLKPSFLLDALSAVHSEFVRVSFTKTENPNKPGPVLITSQSSKDQPGSDDYKYLLQPNLLLR, from the coding sequence GTGAAGTTCCAGGTCAACCGCGACGTCTTCGCCGAGGCGGTCTCGTTCGCGGTGAAGCTGCTCCCGCAGCGCACGACGCAGCCGATCCTCAGTGGAGTGCTGCTCAGCGCCGAAGACGGCTCGCTCACGCTCTCGTCGTTCGACTACGAGGTGTCGTCGCAGACCGAGATCCCCTCTGAGGTGGATGAGGCCGGCACCGCGCTCGTCTCCGGTCGCCTGCTCGCCGACATCGCGAGCCGCCTGCCGAACGCCCCGGTCGTGTTCGAGAAGGTCGACAACAAGATCGCGGTGAGCTGCGGCTCCGCCCGCTTCACCCTGCTGAGCATGCCGGTCGAGGAGTACCCGACCCTGCCGCAGGTCACCGAGCAGACCGGTGTGCTGCCGGCCGACGACTTCGCCGCCGCCGTCGCGCAGGTCGCGGTCGCCGCCTCCCGCGACGATGTCACCCCCGTCATCACCGGCGTGCAGCTCGAGGTCGGCGAGAACTCGCTCTCGCTCGTCGCCACCGACCGCTACCGCGTCGCGATCCGCGCGATCGACTGGGATTCAGGCCAGACCTCGGCTGAGGGCACGACCGCGCTCGTCCCGGCCCGCACCCTCAGCGAGATCGGCAAGACCTTCGGCCACGCCGGCACCGTCTCGGTGTCGATCGTGCGCGGCGACGACCGCGAGCTCATCGCCTTCAGCAGCGAGAAGCGCACCGTCACCTCGCTGCTCATCAAGGGCAACTTCCCGCCCGTGCGCCGCCTCTTCCCCGACACGGTCGACAACTACGCCGTGCTCAACACGGCCGAGCTGGTGGATGCGGTGCGTCGCGTCGCCCTCGTGCTCGAGCGCGAGGCGGCCCTGCGCTTCAGCTTCTCGATCGACGGACTCACGCTCGAGGCCGCCGGCGCCGAGCAGGCCCAGGCGTCGGAGACCATCGACGCGCACCTGCACGGCGAGGACACGGTCGTGTCGCTCAAGCCGTCGTTCCTGCTCGATGCGCTGAGCGCGGTGCACTCGGAGTTCGTGCGCGTCTCGTTCACGAAGACCGAGAACCCGAACAAGCCGGGCCCGGTGCTCATCACCAGCCAGTCGTCGAAGGACCAGCCGGGCAGCGACGACTACAAGTACCTGCTGCAGCCGAACCTGCTGCTGCGCTGA
- the dnaA gene encoding chromosomal replication initiator protein DnaA: MSDIDPTLQLWRAVREHLEEDHRITPQLHGFLNLVEPKGVLAGTIYLEVPNDLTRSMLEQRIRVPLLEALSSVEVDDADEVSNFAIVVNPEIHTEVLKPVAPAVADRDREPRHSSVEAPAAEPGRRSDSRLNAKYNFDNFVIGGSNRFAHAAAVAVAEAPAKAYNPLFIYGDSGLGKTHLLHAIGHYAENLYPGIRVRYVSSEEFTNDFINSIANNRSSQFQSRYRDIDILLIDDIQFLQRAVETQEAFFHTFNTLHDHSKQVVITSDLAPKHLTGFEDRMRSRFEWGLITDVQVPDRETRIAILRKKAQSEKLQIPDDILEFIATKVSSNIRELEGTLIRVTAFASLNKTPIDLQLVQTVLKDLITLDEDNVISPVDIINNTADYFKLSVDDLYGSSRSQAIATARQIAMYLCRELTSLSLPKIGQLFGNRDHTTVMYANKKISELMKERRSIYNQVTELTNRIKQEQRYKI, translated from the coding sequence ATGTCCGACATCGATCCCACCCTCCAGCTCTGGCGCGCAGTGCGGGAGCACCTGGAGGAGGATCACCGGATCACGCCGCAGCTGCACGGCTTCCTCAACCTGGTCGAGCCGAAGGGCGTGCTCGCCGGCACCATCTACCTCGAAGTGCCGAACGATCTGACGCGGTCGATGCTCGAGCAGCGCATCCGAGTCCCCCTGCTCGAGGCGCTCTCAAGCGTGGAGGTCGACGACGCCGATGAGGTCTCGAACTTCGCGATCGTGGTCAACCCCGAGATCCACACCGAGGTGCTGAAGCCGGTCGCTCCGGCCGTCGCCGATCGTGACCGGGAGCCTCGTCACTCTTCCGTCGAAGCTCCGGCCGCCGAGCCCGGTCGCCGCTCCGACAGCCGGCTCAACGCCAAGTACAACTTCGACAACTTCGTCATCGGCGGATCGAACCGCTTCGCCCACGCCGCCGCGGTCGCCGTGGCCGAGGCGCCGGCGAAGGCCTACAACCCGCTCTTCATCTACGGCGATTCGGGTCTGGGCAAGACGCACCTGCTGCACGCGATCGGCCACTACGCCGAGAACCTCTACCCCGGCATCCGCGTGCGCTACGTGAGCTCGGAGGAGTTCACGAACGACTTCATCAACTCGATCGCGAACAACCGCTCGTCGCAGTTCCAGTCGCGCTATCGCGACATCGACATCCTGCTGATCGACGACATCCAGTTCCTGCAGCGCGCGGTGGAGACGCAGGAGGCGTTCTTCCACACCTTCAACACGCTGCACGACCACTCCAAGCAGGTCGTGATCACGAGCGATCTCGCGCCGAAGCACCTGACCGGCTTCGAAGACCGGATGCGGTCGCGCTTCGAGTGGGGCCTCATCACCGACGTGCAGGTGCCCGACCGCGAGACGCGCATCGCGATCCTGCGCAAGAAGGCGCAGAGCGAGAAGCTGCAGATCCCCGACGACATCCTCGAGTTCATCGCCACGAAGGTGTCGTCGAACATCCGCGAGCTCGAGGGCACCCTGATCCGCGTCACGGCGTTCGCGTCGCTCAACAAGACGCCCATCGATCTGCAGCTGGTGCAGACGGTGCTCAAGGATCTGATCACCCTCGACGAGGACAACGTCATCTCGCCGGTCGACATCATCAACAACACCGCCGACTACTTCAAGCTCTCGGTCGACGACCTCTACGGCTCGAGCCGGTCGCAGGCGATCGCGACGGCGCGGCAGATCGCGATGTACCTGTGCCGCGAGCTGACGAGCCTGTCGCTGCCGAAGATCGGGCAGCTGTTCGGCAACCGCGACCACACCACGGTCATGTACGCGAACAAGAAGATCAGCGAACTCATGAAGGAGCGCCGCTCGATCTACAACCAGGTGACCGAGCTGACGAACCGCATCAAGCAGGAGCAGCGGTACAAGATCTGA
- the rpmH gene encoding 50S ribosomal protein L34, with translation MSKRTFQPNNRRRAKVHGFRLRMRTRAGRAILANRRRKGRTELSA, from the coding sequence ATGAGCAAGCGAACCTTCCAGCCGAACAACCGCCGCCGCGCCAAGGTGCACGGCTTCCGTCTGCGCATGCGCACCCGCGCCGGCCGCGCGATCCTGGCGAACCGCCGTCGCAAGGGCCGCACCGAGCTCAGCGCGTAA
- a CDS encoding ribonuclease P protein component, whose protein sequence is MLARANRVITADEFRRAVRRGRRTATPIAVYHRIELGDDHPARFGFIITRAVGTAVHRNKLRRRFRAIGRELVDEGARGGDIVVRALPGSAEQDWTAIRDDMRGALVGKLIRS, encoded by the coding sequence GTGCTCGCCCGGGCCAACCGCGTCATCACCGCCGACGAATTCCGTCGAGCCGTGCGTCGCGGTCGCCGGACGGCCACGCCGATCGCGGTGTACCACCGCATCGAGCTCGGGGACGATCATCCAGCTCGCTTCGGGTTCATCATCACCCGAGCCGTCGGAACCGCCGTGCACCGCAACAAGCTGCGCCGGCGGTTTCGTGCGATCGGGCGAGAACTGGTGGATGAGGGCGCCCGTGGCGGCGACATCGTCGTGCGTGCGCTGCCCGGCAGTGCCGAGCAGGACTGGACCGCGATCCGCGACGACATGCGCGGCGCGCTGGTCGGGAAGCTGATCCGCTCATGA
- the yidD gene encoding membrane protein insertion efficiency factor YidD, protein MSDQVSPARRVLTTVMLVPRNVCVVVLRIYRAVISPLYGQVCRYYPSCSAYALEAIQRHGVIRGVWLGSKRIARCHPWAAGGVDDVPGHFAPPRYRITRFGFVVAGTGKA, encoded by the coding sequence ATGAGCGATCAGGTCTCCCCCGCCCGTCGAGTGCTCACGACCGTGATGCTCGTGCCGCGCAACGTCTGCGTCGTGGTTCTGCGCATCTACCGGGCGGTCATCTCGCCGCTCTACGGTCAGGTCTGCAGGTACTACCCCAGCTGCTCGGCCTACGCTCTGGAGGCGATCCAGCGTCACGGCGTCATCCGCGGCGTGTGGCTCGGCTCGAAGCGCATCGCCCGCTGCCACCCGTGGGCGGCCGGCGGCGTCGACGACGTGCCCGGTCACTTCGCACCACCCCGCTACCGCATCACCCGCTTCGGATTCGTCGTCGCGGGAACAGGAAAGGCCTGA
- the yidC gene encoding membrane protein insertase YidC, giving the protein MDIGSFFQTLLTPIKWVIEALLVGFHWLLTTLGMNPAGGLTWVLSIVGLVLVVRALLIPIFVRQIKSQRKMLEVAPQLKKIQDKYKGKKDQFSREAMQRETMELYRKAGTSPFSSCLPLLIQMPIFFSLFSVLNEARNDKAGVGLLTRELSDQFYNAELFPGAGLKFSIQSALEHNPVLWPVVILAAVMVVAMTASQFVTQLQIMAKNQSPEMKESPMFRQQRILLYILPLVFAFSGFAFPIGVMFYWLTSNVWTMIQQFLVIRNMPTPGSEAALAREARLAKRARRKMGEDAAALEAAEAAEQETKKATTQRQQPVGKSRAKKSGGNKR; this is encoded by the coding sequence ATGGATATCGGCTCCTTCTTCCAGACGCTGCTGACACCCATCAAATGGGTGATCGAGGCGCTTCTGGTCGGATTCCACTGGCTGCTCACCACGCTCGGGATGAACCCGGCCGGCGGCCTCACCTGGGTTCTCTCGATCGTCGGCCTCGTGCTCGTCGTGCGTGCCCTGCTCATCCCGATCTTCGTGCGCCAGATCAAGAGCCAGCGCAAGATGCTCGAGGTCGCGCCGCAGCTCAAGAAGATCCAGGACAAGTACAAGGGCAAGAAGGACCAGTTCTCGCGCGAGGCCATGCAGCGCGAGACCATGGAGCTCTACCGCAAGGCCGGAACGTCGCCGTTCTCCTCGTGCCTTCCGTTGCTGATCCAGATGCCGATCTTCTTCAGCCTGTTCTCGGTGCTGAACGAGGCCCGCAACGACAAGGCCGGTGTCGGCCTGCTGACCCGTGAGCTGTCGGACCAGTTCTACAACGCCGAGCTCTTCCCCGGCGCCGGCCTCAAGTTCAGCATCCAGTCGGCTCTCGAGCACAACCCGGTGCTGTGGCCCGTCGTCATCCTCGCGGCCGTCATGGTCGTCGCGATGACCGCCTCGCAGTTCGTCACTCAGCTTCAGATCATGGCGAAGAACCAGTCGCCGGAGATGAAGGAGAGCCCGATGTTCCGGCAGCAGCGCATCCTGCTGTACATCCTGCCGCTGGTCTTCGCGTTCTCGGGCTTCGCCTTCCCCATCGGCGTCATGTTCTACTGGCTGACCTCGAACGTCTGGACGATGATCCAGCAGTTCCTCGTCATCCGGAACATGCCGACCCCCGGCAGCGAGGCCGCCCTGGCCCGTGAGGCGCGACTCGCGAAGCGCGCCCGCCGCAAGATGGGTGAGGATGCTGCCGCACTCGAGGCCGCGGAGGCCGCCGAGCAGGAGACCAAGAAGGCGACCACCCAGCGGCAGCAGCCGGTGGGCAAGTCGCGCGCCAAGAAGAGCGGTGGGAACAAGCGATGA
- a CDS encoding protein jag has translation MTDENTTLQGEAVQSETVTAVETPESATDTEQQLVEEGDIAADYIEELLDIADLDGDLDIDVRAGRAYLSVSSDEEDALRTLSKPDTVSALQELTRLAVQSKTGRFSRLILDVGGSRDARADELSALVDAAVARIEAGAASASLPPMSSYERKLVHDLVGERGYTSESEGEGRDRHTVVRKA, from the coding sequence ATGACCGACGAGAACACGACCCTGCAGGGCGAGGCCGTCCAGAGCGAGACGGTCACCGCCGTCGAGACTCCGGAGTCGGCGACCGACACCGAGCAGCAGCTTGTCGAAGAAGGCGACATCGCCGCTGACTACATCGAGGAGCTGCTCGATATCGCCGATCTCGATGGCGACCTCGACATCGACGTGCGTGCCGGCCGCGCCTACCTCTCGGTGAGCTCCGATGAGGAGGACGCCCTGCGCACCCTCTCGAAGCCGGACACCGTGTCGGCCCTGCAGGAGCTGACGCGTCTCGCGGTGCAGAGCAAGACCGGTCGCTTCTCGCGGCTCATCCTCGACGTCGGCGGATCCCGCGATGCTCGCGCTGACGAGCTGAGCGCGCTGGTGGATGCTGCCGTCGCGCGCATCGAGGCCGGCGCCGCATCGGCATCCCTGCCGCCGATGTCGAGCTACGAGCGCAAGCTCGTTCACGACCTCGTCGGCGAGCGTGGTTACACCTCGGAGTCGGAGGGCGAAGGTCGCGATCGCCACACGGTGGTCCGCAAAGCCTGA
- a CDS encoding GNAT family N-acetyltransferase: MTTPSTLESIWPLFTLKLTTPRLQLTPIRDEHMPALVDAAVAGVHPAERMPFDTPWTDADPAQLAHNLTTYHWSLRSQSSPAHWVIAFAVLHDGCPIGIQEVHAREFPTRRTVVSGSWLSASQQGRGFGREMRAALLLFAFDELGAEVAETNALDWNTASLTVSARLGYREVGHQATESRPGTPETQTDLRVSRSEFIRPHWELDVAGADAARHELLGAANAERSSES; encoded by the coding sequence ATGACGACGCCGTCGACGCTCGAGTCCATCTGGCCGCTCTTCACCCTGAAGCTCACGACGCCGCGACTGCAGCTCACACCGATCCGCGACGAGCACATGCCCGCCCTCGTCGATGCGGCCGTCGCCGGTGTCCATCCGGCCGAGCGCATGCCCTTCGATACGCCGTGGACCGACGCCGACCCCGCGCAGCTCGCGCACAACCTCACGACCTACCACTGGAGTCTTCGGTCCCAGTCTTCGCCAGCGCACTGGGTCATCGCCTTCGCTGTGCTACATGACGGCTGCCCGATCGGAATCCAGGAGGTGCATGCGCGCGAGTTCCCGACCCGGCGCACCGTCGTGAGCGGATCCTGGCTGAGCGCATCGCAGCAGGGGAGGGGATTCGGGCGGGAGATGCGCGCCGCACTGCTGCTGTTCGCGTTCGATGAACTCGGGGCCGAAGTCGCGGAGACGAACGCGCTCGATTGGAACACCGCATCGCTGACGGTCTCGGCGAGGCTCGGCTATCGCGAGGTCGGCCATCAGGCGACGGAATCGCGACCGGGCACGCCGGAGACGCAGACCGATCTTCGGGTCTCACGGTCGGAGTTCATCCGCCCGCACTGGGAACTCGACGTCGCGGGGGCCGATGCCGCCCGACACGAGCTGCTCGGGGCAGCGAATGCCGAGAGGTCATCCGAGAGCTGA
- the rsmG gene encoding 16S rRNA (guanine(527)-N(7))-methyltransferase RsmG codes for MTDHSPASDEAAAAVVAVPEPEPESAARLFDDRIDLARSFTAELVARGEELGLIGPIELPRIWTRHILNSVVVAPLLPEGARVGDIGSGAGLPGLVLAIARPDVTMVLIEPMERRVEWLRSESERLGLDNVEVVRARAEEVGRELDLSQVTARAVSALSKLIPITRPLIDVGGQLVFLKGARVHDEIEAAQKQIRKARLDEVEVLELGAGDVSEVTRVFRATVV; via the coding sequence ATGACCGACCACTCCCCCGCCTCCGATGAGGCCGCAGCCGCGGTCGTTGCCGTTCCGGAGCCGGAGCCCGAATCGGCGGCGCGCCTCTTCGACGATCGGATCGATCTCGCTCGCTCGTTCACCGCAGAACTCGTGGCGCGGGGTGAGGAGCTCGGGCTGATCGGGCCGATCGAGCTGCCCCGCATCTGGACCCGGCACATCCTGAACTCGGTCGTGGTCGCTCCCCTGCTGCCCGAGGGCGCGCGCGTCGGCGACATCGGCAGCGGGGCCGGCCTCCCTGGGCTGGTGCTGGCGATCGCTCGTCCGGATGTGACGATGGTGCTGATCGAGCCGATGGAACGCCGGGTCGAGTGGCTTCGTTCTGAGAGCGAGCGGCTCGGCCTCGACAACGTCGAGGTCGTTCGTGCGCGTGCAGAGGAAGTCGGGCGCGAGCTCGACCTGTCACAGGTGACGGCTCGCGCGGTGAGCGCCCTGTCGAAGCTGATTCCGATTACGCGACCGCTCATCGACGTCGGCGGCCAGCTCGTCTTCCTCAAGGGAGCTCGCGTTCACGACGAGATCGAGGCGGCGCAGAAGCAGATCCGCAAGGCGCGCCTCGATGAGGTCGAGGTGCTCGAGCTCGGCGCTGGGGATGTGTCCGAGGTCACGCGCGTCTTTCGAGCTACAGTGGTCTAG
- a CDS encoding ParA family protein, giving the protein MNSPNASSPASGGYDASTPLAREIADLTRRRIALAEQVLPKPSRPRVLTVANQKGGVGKTTTTVNLAAALARAGMRVLVIDLDPQGNASTALGVEHRADTPSVYDVLINEAPIDDVVQPSPESPNLLCVPATIHLAGAEIELVSLVAREQRLRGAIQDYFEEVDQPIDFVFIDCPPSLGLLTINAFVAAREVLIPIQCEYYALEGLSQLLDNIKLVGRHLNPELVVSTILLTMYDSRTNLANQVVEDVRTHFPEQVLDSLIPRSVRISEAPSYGQTVVGYDLNSAGSLSYREAAGEIALRGEPRRGDS; this is encoded by the coding sequence GTGAACTCTCCCAACGCCAGCTCCCCCGCCTCCGGCGGATACGACGCATCCACTCCCCTCGCTCGCGAGATCGCCGACCTCACCCGTCGCCGCATCGCCCTCGCTGAGCAGGTGCTGCCCAAGCCTTCGCGTCCTCGCGTGCTCACGGTCGCGAACCAGAAGGGCGGCGTCGGCAAGACGACGACGACCGTCAATCTCGCCGCTGCTCTCGCGCGCGCCGGGATGCGCGTGCTCGTGATCGATCTCGATCCGCAGGGCAACGCCTCGACGGCGCTCGGTGTCGAGCACCGCGCCGACACCCCGAGCGTCTACGACGTGCTCATCAATGAGGCGCCGATCGACGACGTCGTGCAGCCGAGCCCCGAGTCGCCCAACCTGCTCTGCGTGCCCGCGACCATCCACCTCGCCGGTGCCGAGATCGAGCTCGTCTCGCTCGTCGCGCGCGAGCAGCGTCTGCGCGGCGCCATCCAGGACTACTTCGAAGAGGTCGACCAGCCGATCGACTTCGTCTTCATCGACTGCCCGCCGTCGCTCGGACTTCTGACGATCAACGCCTTCGTCGCCGCCCGCGAGGTGCTCATCCCGATCCAGTGCGAGTACTACGCGCTCGAGGGACTCAGCCAGCTGCTCGACAACATCAAGCTCGTCGGCCGCCACCTCAACCCCGAGCTCGTGGTCTCGACGATCCTGCTCACGATGTACGACTCGCGCACCAACCTGGCGAACCAGGTCGTCGAGGATGTGCGCACGCACTTCCCCGAGCAGGTGCTCGACTCGCTCATCCCCCGCTCGGTTCGCATCTCGGAGGCCCCGAGCTACGGCCAGACCGTCGTGGGCTACGACCTGAACTCCGCCGGCTCGCTCTCCTATCGCGAAGCTGCCGGTGAGATCGCTCTGAGGGGCGAACCGCGACGAGGAGACAGCTGA
- a CDS encoding ParB/RepB/Spo0J family partition protein → MATKRTGLGRGIGALIPTSGSESRPVDVFFPAPAAPKQEDGALVAVPGARLASLSPDDIVPNAVQPRTEFREEELNELITSVREFGVLQPIVVRPRTNAVEGEPQYELIMGERRLRATKASGRDRIPAIIRDTADEDMLRDALLENLHRAQLNPLEEASAYQQLLEDFGITQEQLAERIGRSRPQISNTLRLLRLPESVQTRVAAGVLSAGHARAILSAGEPAAMQKLADKIVDQELSVRAAEALAGETSPKKQRAARPNAGRHQGGLDEIAEAFGDRLNTRVKISLGRSKGQIVIDFATVGDLNRILAELGQDGFR, encoded by the coding sequence ATGGCGACCAAGAGAACCGGTCTGGGGCGCGGAATCGGTGCGCTCATCCCCACCAGCGGCTCTGAGAGCCGCCCGGTGGACGTCTTCTTCCCCGCTCCGGCCGCCCCGAAGCAGGAGGATGGCGCTCTGGTGGCCGTTCCGGGCGCTCGTCTGGCATCCCTGTCGCCCGACGACATCGTGCCGAACGCTGTCCAGCCCCGCACCGAGTTCCGCGAAGAGGAGCTGAACGAGCTCATCACCTCGGTGCGCGAGTTCGGCGTGCTGCAGCCGATCGTGGTGCGCCCTCGCACGAACGCCGTCGAGGGCGAGCCGCAGTACGAGCTCATCATGGGCGAGCGTCGACTGCGCGCCACCAAGGCCTCGGGCCGTGATCGCATCCCCGCGATCATCCGCGATACCGCGGATGAGGACATGTTGCGGGACGCTCTTCTCGAGAACCTGCACCGAGCGCAGCTCAATCCGCTCGAAGAGGCGTCGGCCTACCAGCAGCTGCTCGAGGACTTCGGCATCACGCAGGAGCAGCTCGCCGAGCGCATCGGCCGCTCGCGTCCGCAGATCAGCAACACGCTGCGCCTGCTGCGCCTGCCCGAGAGCGTGCAGACCCGCGTCGCCGCCGGCGTGCTCAGCGCCGGACACGCCCGCGCGATCCTCAGCGCCGGCGAGCCGGCTGCGATGCAGAAGCTCGCCGACAAGATCGTCGACCAGGAGCTGTCGGTGCGCGCCGCTGAGGCGCTGGCCGGCGAGACCTCGCCGAAGAAGCAGCGCGCCGCCCGTCCGAACGCCGGTCGGCATCAGGGCGGTCTCGACGAGATCGCCGAGGCCTTCGGCGACCGCCTGAACACCCGCGTGAAGATCAGCCTCGGTCGCAGCAAGGGTCAGATCGTGATCGATTTCGCGACCGTCGGCGACCTCAACCGCATCCTCGCCGAGCTCGGGCAAGACGGATTCCGCTAG